In Glandiceps talaboti chromosome 6, keGlaTala1.1, whole genome shotgun sequence, one DNA window encodes the following:
- the LOC144436611 gene encoding tax1-binding protein 3-like encodes MVDPLEGIPCIVVEVIKEPRNGKIGLGFSIGGGIDQDPAKNPIAPNDNGIFVTNIQPGGPADRAGLQYGDKILEANGFDLTMATHKHAVKLLSKEREPRVVMKVTRPGLVPPQH; translated from the exons ATGGTTGACCCACTGGAAGGGATCCCGTGT ATTGTGGTTGAAGTGATCAAGGAACCAAGGAATGGCAAAATTGGCCTTGGTTTCAGTATTGGTGGAGGTATAGATCAAGATCCTGCTAAAAACCCTATAGCACCAAACGACAAT ggtatttttgtaacaaatattcAGCCTGGTGGGCCAGCAGACAGAGCAGGGTTACAATATGGAGACAAAATTCTGGAG GCCAATGGTTTTGACTTAACAATGGCAACACATAAACATGCAGTGAAATTACTGTCTAAAGAAAGAGAGCCACGAGTTGTGATGAAAGTGACAAGGCCGGGATTGGTTCCGCCACAACACTGA
- the LOC144436644 gene encoding nucleoporin NDC1-like, translating into MISSQNNAKMARVHHLRMKEVFTWRSAASIAWLALLLPLFIAVCVVVIRIDILHPYVWLVGLINDIFSLSSVLNSLLIGTVSVFVAVFNPKFCTVTPDVRCNRLAILWQAINPYRLFHATCHGIAAAIITGSLIRLSDPNSDFLIMDCSEHSGCLNEKHLFIMLHGTLLGFCYSLQYFWNSENYIAFPIIQKAKFLRVKGHIRTCMVNSAFKTLGTMKYFYIVYFLFGSWYYEPLDTIWFLADFTLFWSVLVSGTFILTSWFMALHLFKVYTTEAFIFPVETTFAEDEHKCLTNVLNYTTMALVQYLGYLDLCILSEHSVKRRKQIFSLSEPGGHPHNWDSVCKNSMILIKAMASKLEAYQDVVQLDRLCNDTTQDILRQNNISITSPGSSFSTDPYGALSPRPYMSPIGESQSNAVKRLAFKGYTTESQRPNVNGSMPTHTGYPSDSASQPSGRNHTDKPLTSSTRGRITFTDRTERLFSYFKSPLPVAVRRQLFADAQLHIWALTGLSRLVAASYNEDDFGVVQRALPEILSAMLELHSALDKYCKLPVPTAKLTKQTKSSVHPGEQLKNALRETVKSAIYRIVTTFGGSLRYVKISTDNERQLSQFMQGKV; encoded by the exons ATGATAAGCTCCCAGAATAATGCTAAAATGGCAAGAGTTCATCACTTGCGTATGAAAGAG GTGTTTACATGGAGAAGTGCTGCCAGTATTGCTTGGTTAGCATTGTTACTGCCACTCTTCATAGCAGTCTGTGTGGTTGTAATTAGAATTGATATACTCCATCCATATGTCTGGCTTGTAG GATTGATAAATGATATCTTTTCACTGTCTTCAGTGTTAAACAGTCTTCTGATTGGCACAGTCTCGGTTTTTGTAGCTGTTTTTAATCCCAAATTTTGCACAG tgacTCCTGATGTACGTTGTAACAGACTGGCAATATTATGGCAAGCAATTAATCCGTATAGACTTTTCCATGCTACATGTCATGGCATAGCTGCTGCAATAATCACTGGATCTTTGATTCGTCTGTCTGATCCAAACTCAGACTTTCTCATCATGGATTGTTCAGAACACAGTGGATGCCTCAATGAAAAACATCTCTTTATCATGCTACATGGAACTTTACTG GGATTCTGTTATAGTTTGCAGTATTTTTGGAATTCTGAAAACTACATAGCATTTCCCATTATACAG AAAGCCAAGTTTTtgagggtcaaaggtcacattaGGACATGTATGGTAAACTCGGCATTTAAAACTTTGGGCACCATGaagtatttttatattgtatacTTCCTGTTTG GTTCCTGGTACTATGAACCGTTAGATACTATCTGGTTTTTAGCTGACTTTACTTTGTTCTGGTCTGTACTTGTGTCTGGTACTTTCATTTTGACATCATGGTTTATGGCTCTACATCTGTTCAAGGTCTACACAACAGAG GCATTTATCTTTCCTGTAGAGACAACTTTTGCTGAGGATGAACACAAGTGTCTAACAAACGTGTTGAATTACACAACCATGGCTTTAGTACAATACCTGGGATATCTAGACCTCTGTATCTTATCAGAACACTCTGTGAAGAgaagaaaacaaatattcagTCTCAGCGAACCAG GTGGTCATCCCCACAACTGGGACTCAGTCTGTAAAAACAGTATGATCTTGATAAAAGCAATGGCAAGTAAATTGGAAGCCTACCAAGATGTCGTACAATTAGACAGGTTGTGTAATGATACAACACAAG ATATACTCCGGCAAAACAACATCTCGATCACTTCACCAGGTTCCAGCTTCAGTACAGACCCATATGGAGCACTGTCACCACGTCCATATATGAGTCCTATTGGAGAGTCACAAAGCAATGCTGTGAAGCGACTAGCTTTTAAGGGCTACACTACAGAGTCACAACGACCTAATGTAAATGGTAGCATGCCGACACACACAGGATACCCATCAGACTCTGCATCACAACCATCAG GAAGGAATCACACAGATAAACCCTTAACATCTAGTACAAGGGGTAGGATAACTTTTACAGATAGGACAGAAAGGTTATTTTCTTACTTCAAGAGTCCTTTACCTGTGGCTGTCAGACGACAGTTGTTTGCTGATGCTCAGCTGCATATCTGGGCTTTAACAG GTTTGTCACGATTAGTGGCAGCATCATATAATGAGGATGACTTTGGTGTTGTCCAGAGGGCTTTGCCAGAAATCTTATCAGCAATGTTGGAATTACACAGT GCTCTTGATAAGTATTGTAAACTGCCAGTACCTACTGCCAAACTAACAAAACAGACTAAATCTTCAGTACATCCAGGAGAGCAACTCAAAAATGCTCTGAGAGAGACAGTAAAGTCAGCTATTTACAGAATTGTCACTACTTTTGGAGGAAGTCTCAG ATATGTGAAGATTTCAACTGATAATGAGCGACAATTATCCCAGTTTATGCAGGGTAAGGTATAA